AGCGTCAGCGTCAGCGTCAGCGTCAGCGTCAGCGTCAGCGTCAGCGTCAGCGTCAGCGTCAGCATCTGCATCGGCGTCAGCGTCAGCGTCAGCATCCGCATCGGCGTCAGCATCCGCATCCGCATCAGCGTCAGCATCTGCATCAGCGTCAGCATCAGCGTCAGCGTCAGCGTCAGCGTCAGCGTCAGCGTCAGCGTCAGCGTCAGCATCGGCGTCAGCATCTGCATCGGCGTCAGCATCCGCATCCGCATCAGCGTCAGCATCTGCATCAGCGTCAGCATCTGCATCAGCGTCAGCGTCAGCGTCAGCGTCAGCGTCAGCGTCAGCGTCAGCGTCAGCGTCAGCGTCAGCGTCAGCGTCAGCGTCAGCGTCAGCGTCAGCGTCAGCGTCAGCGTCAGCGTCAGCGTCAGCGTCAGCGTCAGCGTCAGCATCCGCATCCCCAACATCCGTAGTAATAAACCCACGAGCCGCATTACTATTCAACAAATCAACATCCAAAAGCCCATCACCAGTTCTAGCAGCAAAATCCAATTTCCCATCATTGGCACTAGGTAGCGCAGTTACGCCAAGCGCTAGTAAATCAATTGTCAAAGTGAAAGTAGATACACTACCAACTCCAACTCCCAGTAAATGATTTACTTTTGCACCAATCGCATTTCTACTAGTATCAATAAAGAAATTGCTTGAATTACTTCCATTTACTGTACCTTGATTAAATAATCCAATACCGCCAATTCCTAAATAAGCAATTTTATAATCAATTTTCGTATTTGCTCTTATATTTGGATTACTTAAAATAGAAGAAAGTTCACTTGGTAGTTCAAAGTATGGATAGTACGTGGATATCGCACTAGCACTAACTAATTGATTCCCAGAAAGAGTAATCACTAATTTCCCATTAGAATACTGTGTATTTAGATTAGAATTCCCTAGCAAATCAACAGTTGCTGCATCCGCTTGAATACCACTTAGAGCAAATTGGTGATTAAAAGAATCGTAATTCACAGTGACAGGCGCTACCATCATTGTTGTTGTCGTAATAAGCGCAGCAATTAATTTTGCTTTTTGCGCTCGCTTTTGGTCTAATCTCCGTTTGTAATCTACACGCTGTTTTTTCATCATTTTTCCCCCTTAAAAATCAATCGTTCTTGATTTTGAAAAATAACTGAAAACAGAATAAAGGTATTTAATTATGTTTTCCTAATAAGCTAACTATTAAGTATCCCCCTGAACCTTTATCCAATATCAGATACCAATCCTTCAGCCAAATGCCCCTCCCTTCTTTTTCGAACCTAACACTAGCTGTTATAACCCGTTAGATAACTTTACTATATAGTATATTTTTAAAAAATTAAAGTAAAAAGTACTAGAACCAAAAAATACTTCAATTCAATCCTTTTAGTCTAAAAGTTACACAAATATGCGCATTTATAGCCTATATTTAAACTTTAGCACTGTTGCCATATAGATACTAAGACCTATAAAACTCAACTTTACATGAATTGTCGTTCAATTGTATACAAATCTTTTTAGAATGGTTCTTCACTTCAGATTCTATTTGTACGCAAAAAAAAAGCCCTTTTTCAAAGGGCTTACTTTTTTAATAAAGATAGGCTTTTTTTAGTTGTTCTTTTTTCGCGTCGGTTAGTCCAAGTTTTTCTTTCAAAAAGTTATCCATGGAACCATATTTTGCATCAATTTCATCGAAAGCTGCATTGATATAAGATTCACGAACTTCCATTATGGCAGTCATTCCATCAATCACCTTTTTATTGTCTGTTTTTGCTGCAACGGCTTCTATTGCTTTTTTATTTTCGTCGGCACGATATTTATTGGACAACATATAATCGTCAATCACTGTATTTTTATCCACACCTAGTGCTGATAAAACTAGAGCTGTCCCAAATCCTGCTCGATCTTTTCCGGCTGTGCAGTGCCAGAGAACAGAACCATCTTGATTGGCTAGTAGTATATCGAAAAATTCTTTATAGGCTTGAATGGAAGTTTCATCTGTAATAAAACTTTTATTGGCATTAATGAGAAATGTTTCTGGATTATCCATTTTGGCTAGGCTGGCAGTTAAATCTTGTGTGCTTGTAGATGCGCCATTATCTTTCATCACCGAATCGTGTGTGTAGTCTACATCTGTGAGTTTTGGATCTGGTTTGGCTGCGACTTCTGAATTCGTTCGGAAATCAACTATATGAGAAAGATTGTATGTATTAACGAGTTTCTTCTTATCTGAATCACTTAAGTTGGCGAGTTCGGCACTTCGAATAAGTTTATGCGGCTTAATGGTTAGTCCATCCGTTGTCTTATATCCACCTAAGTCTCGGACATTCACGGCACCTTCTAATTTAATTTGGCTACCCGGTTTGAGTGTTTGTTCGGTTTTAACATTTGCTTCTGCTTTTTCTTCTGACTGCGCCCCGCATCCTCCTAGTAGTATGGTTGCGCCTAGTATCCCTGCCCCTGTTACTTTTACCCAATGTTTCATTCTTTCTCCTCCTTTTGTAAGCTTCTTGTACATTATAGCAACGCAATTTGTTGGTTGAATGAAGGGTTTGTAAAGAAATGATTTTAGGGATGTTAAGGTATGAAAAAAGCCAAAACCCGAAATGGATTTTGGCTTTTGAAATTAAAATGGCATTTTGAAATTGCCGAATGGATTTTTGCCTTTTTTGCCTTTGCCGCCACCAGTCATTTGCTTCATCATTTTTTTCATTTCAGCAAATTGTTTTAGGAGACGGTTAATTTCTTGAACAGGACGGCCGCTTCCGCGAGCAATCCGTTTTCTTCTACTTGCGTTGATGATATCTGGGTTATCTTTTTCATTTTTAGTCATTGATTTGATAATCGCTTCGATGTGACCAAGTTGTTTATCATCGACATTCATGTTGTCGAGGCCTTTCATTTTGTTCGCCCCAGGCATCATTTTAAGTAGTTCATCTAGTGGTCCCATTTGTTTTACTTGTTGTAATTGGTCTAGGAAGTCATCTAGCGTCATGCTGTTGTCTTTCATTTTTTGTTCCATAGCTTTCATTTTTTCTGCATCCACATCGGTTTGTGCTTTTTCAATAAGGGAAAGCACATCGCCCATGCCGAGAATTCTGGAAGCCATACGATCTGGATGGAAAGTTTCTAGAGCTTCCATTTTTTCGCCAGTCGCGATAAATTTAATTGGTTTGCCAGTGACAGAACGAATCGAAAGCGCGGCACCACCACGTGTATCGCCGTCTAATTTGGTTAGCACGACACCTGTAATTTCTAATTGTTCGTTAAAGCTTTGCGCCACGTTGACAGCATCTTGCCCCGTCATGGAATCGACAACAAGCAGGATTTCGGTTGGTGTTGCAATTTCTTTCACTTGTTTTAACTCATCCATTAGCGTTTCGTCAATATGAAGACGACCGGCTGTATCGATAATGACATAGTCTAAATGTTCTTCTTTGGCTTTAGCTATAGCTTGTTTGGCGATTTCTACTGGGCTTACTTGATCACCTAGAAAAAATACTGGCATATCTAATTGTTTGCCAAGTGTTTCTAATTGTTTGATTGCGGCAGGTCGGTAAATATCTGCTGCGACAAGTAATGGCTTGCGGTTATATTTTTTGCGTAATAAATTAGCAAGTTTTCCGGAAGTCGTTGTTTTACCAGCCCCTTGTAGACCTACCATCATAATCACGGTTGGCGGACGGTCCGCTGTTCCGATTTTGCTTTCTTCTCCGCCCATTAAGCTTGTTAGTTCTTCTTGAACGATTTTGATAACTTGTTGGCCGGGGGTTAGGCTTTTCAAAACGTCTGCGCCGACAGCTCGTTCGCTTACTGTTTTAATAAATTGTTTAACGACTTTAAAGTTAACATCGGCTTCAAGTAGAGCAAGACGAACTTCACGCATCATTTCTTTTACGTCAGCTTCGTTTACTTTCCCTTTGCCGCGAATTTTGTTCATTGTTTCTTGGAGTCTTCCAGCTAGTCCTTCAAATGCCATGATTCTGGCCTCCTAATCGATATTTTTAAGCTGTTCGAGCGTATCTTTCACTTGCTCGTCCAGAAAATTCTTTTTGGTTAATTGTGCTTCTAATTGACTAAAGAGTTTTTCTCGTTGTTGGTATTTTTTTAGCATCCCTAGTTTTTCTTCGTATTTTTCTAGGCTTTCTTCGGTTCTTTTAATATTATCATAAATGGCTTGTCTACTCACTTCAAATTCTTCAGCAATTTCGCCTAGCGAGTAATCATCCAGGTAATAAAAAGAAACATAGGCTTTTTGTTTTGTTGTTAGTAATTCCTGGTAAAAATCAAATAATAAATTCATACGGTTTGTCTTCTCAAACAAGGCATTTCACCTCTCTCCTTTTAAAGGATACGGGGAAATCGCGGGAATGTCAAGGAAGGTTAAACAAAAGAGAAAAAAGCCAGAATGACGAGAATCATTCGGCTTTCTCTGATTATTTTTCGTTATCAACCATATCAGCAAATAAGCCATACACATATTCATTTGCATCAAAGGCTTGCAGGTCATCCATTTGTTCCCCAAGACCGACGAATTTCACTGGAATATCTAGTTCATTGCGAATGGCGATAACAATACCACCTTTGGCAGTTCCGTCCAGTTTTGTGAGAATAATACCTGTTACGTCGGTTGTTTCTTTAAATTGTTTCGCTTGAACGAAAGCATTTTGACCAGTAGTTGCGTCGAGTACTAGTAAAACTTCGTGCGGTGCATTAGGAATTTCACGCGTAATGACACGTTTTACTTTTTCTAATTCGTTCATTAGATTGACTTTGTTTTGTAAACGGCCAGCTGTATCGCAAAGTAAAACGTCCGCTTTGCGTGCTTTTGCGGCTTGAACGGCATCAAACATCACCGCTGCAGGGTCGCTCCCCTCGGCTTGTTTAATAACATCGACGCCGGTACGCTCGCCCCAGACTTCTAATTGATCAATGGCACCAGCACGGAATGTATCGCCAGCAGCTAGCATCACTTTTTTACCTTCTTGTTTAAAGCGATGAGCCATTTTTCCGATGGAGGTTGTTTTACCAACCCCATTCACACCAACAAACAAGATAACAGTTAGCCCGTCTTCTTCGATATGAAGTGCTTCGTCTTCTTTTTCGTCCCCTTGGTAAATCTCGACTAATTTTTCGACTATCACTTCTTGTACGTCTTTTGGATCACTAATGTTTCTAAGTTGAACTTCACGGCGCAGCGTATCGACTAGTTCCATGACAGTTTCAAAACCAACATCTGCTCCGATAAGGATTTCTTCTAATTCTTCAAAGAAATCTTCGTCGACTTTACGATAGCGAGCAACCATTTCGTTGATTTTTCCGGAAAAGTTGCCGCGTGTTTTGGATAAGCCATCTTTAAATTTTCCAGAAACGGAATCGGTTTGCTGGGTAATTTTATCTTTTAATTTTTTAAAAAAGGTCATTTTGTCTACTCCTTTTATTTAATGAGTTCGGCTGTTTCTTCTAAACGAACTGATACTAGTTTGGAGACGCCGGACTCTTGCATGGTGACACCGTATAATACGTCGGCTTCTTCCATTGTTCCTTTACGGTGTGTGATAACGATGAACTGCGTGCCGGACTCGAATTGCTTCAAGTAACGGCTGAATCGTGTAACATTGGCTTCATCTAAAGCCGCCTCTACTTCATCCAAGATACAGAATGGTACTGGGCGAACGCGAATGATAGCAAATAGTAATGCAATCGCCGTTAGCGCACGTTCTCCGCCAGAACGAAGCGATAGGTTTTGTAATTTTTTCCCAGGTGGTTGAACGACGATATCAATCCCGGTTGTTAAGAGATTTTCAGGATCAAGTAGCACCAGTTCCGCGCTACCTCCGCCAAATAGCTCAGGGAAAACAATCGCAAATTCGGTTTTAATTGCTTCAAAACTTTCACTAAAACGAATTTTCATTTCTTCGTCCATTTCGTCCATGACTTTAAAGAGGGTTTCTTTTGCGGCAAGTAAATCCGCTTGTTGTCCGTTTAGGAAGTCAAAACGTTCTTGGATGCGCTCGAATTCTTCGATGGCACCAATATTGACGATACCTAGTTCATCGATAGAACGTTTTAATAAACGAACTTTCGAACGAGCTTGTTCGGTATTTACTTCTGGCAAGATTTTTTCTTCGGCTTGCTCTGGTGTTAGTAAGTAAGCTTCTTGCAAACGATCAATTCGGTTCGTAATATCTACTTCTAAACGACCAATACTAATTTCTGCATTATTTTTTTGCTCCACGTAAAAACTGATTTGATTATTTTTTTGTGTTAATTCGGCTTCTAATAGTTCTAATTTTTCTTGTAGTTCAGCGCGGGTTTGTCTTGTTTGCGTAAGTTTTTCGCTTGTTTCAGCCTTATCTTTGCGCAGTTCTTCAATGGATTTTCTAGCTGATTCTTCGCTTGTATGAACGCTAGTTAAGTTGGTTTTTAAGGAAGCTAGCTTTTGTTCAGCCGCTTCTTTTTGTTCGTAATTTTCATGTAGCGTTGTCGTTACTCGCTCGACGGCTTCTGTAGCAGATTGAAGTTGCTCTCGTTTAGCGGCGATTTGCGCTTTTAAGGATGACAGACTTTCTAAATCTGCTGCACGTTTGCTTTCTAGTGCTTTGCTTGAACTTGTCATCGCCTTGATTTCTTCATCGGTTGCTTCGATTTGTTTCGCGATTTCGACTTGTTCATGTAGTAAAGTTTCTTTTCGCTCCAGTAGTTTGTTTAATTCTTCGCTACCGTCTGCTTTTTCAATATCATATAGTTGTAGTTGTTTATTGAAGCGCTCTAGATTCTCGGTTTCTCGGTCTAATTTTCCAAGTAATTCTTTTTCTTGTAAACGTAAATTTTCACCGATTCCTCGTGTTTCTTCGAGTTCTTCACGTTTTTTCGCCATGCTATCTTTAGCTAGTTGAACCGCAGATTCCATTTCACGAGTGGCTTCGTTTAACTCGGCAATTTTCTCTGCTAATTGGCCTAACTCATGTTTTCTCGTTAAGATAGACGACTTTCCGCCTTTGGTTGCTCCACCAGTCATCGAACCACCGGCATTCACTACGTCCCCTTCCAGTGTCACAATGCGATACCTAAAGTTGACTAAGCGAGCGAGCGTATTCGCCCCTTTTAAATCTTTTGCCAAAATCGTTGTCCCGAGAGCATTCAAAATAACCGGAGAAACTTTTTCATCAAAAGAAATGACTTCACTTGCAAGTGCGATAAAAGCAGGTTGGTTGCTTAAAGCGTTTTTTGTTGCAGCTGGAAGTTCGCGAGGTTGAATAGTCGAAAGTGGTAAGAAAGTTGCACGGCCACTTTTCGTTTTCTTCAAGAAACTGATGGCTTCACGAGCAACGCGGTCATCTTCTACGACAACGTTCTGCGCACTTGCCCCAAGCGCTGTTTCCATGGCTTGTTGGTACTTCGCGGGTATTTCTACGAGTTCTACTAATGCACCTAAAATCCCTGGAATTTCTTTTTTCGCTTTTAAGACTTCCCGGACACCTTGGAAAAAGCCAGCATAATCATCCGCCAACTCCTCTAGTGTTTCCTTCCGCGATTTCATTTGTTGCACTGTTTCATAATGTTTATAAAGTGCGCGTTCTTGTGTCCCAAAAATCGCTTCTTGTTTCGCTAAAGTTTGCTGTACTTCACGGTAAATTTCCATTTGTTCCGTAAGCTCACTTTGGATTTTTGTTAAATGTGTTTTCGTTGTTTCGATTTGCGATAGCATATCTTTTCTATCATCGACATGATGACTATTTTCTAAGTCTAATTTGTCAATTCGACTATTGATTTGCCCAATTTGACGCTCAATATAACCTAAATCATTATTGATGGTCGTCTGTGTGTGGCGTAAATCAATATAATCACTTTTGCGATTTTCGATTGCTTCTTCGGATAAATCATCGTATTTAGCAAGTGTCGCTTCTAGCTCTTTTTTCGCTTTTACAGCAATTTCAAGTGCTGTTTCTTTTTCGAGTTTTGAGCTACTTAGAACTTCTTTTTGCTCTTCCAAAGCAGTAATTTTTTCCGTAATTGCCGCCAGTGTTTCTGCGTAGACTTGTTCATTTTCGCTACTATGTTTTTTACGTTCTAATTGAAGATTCCGTTCCCCTTCTAGTTGTTCCAGCTTCTCCGTTTCAACTAAAAGGCGTTCTTGTAAATTATCTAGCGCAATATCTGTTTCATTAAGTGCTTGTTTTTCACGTGAAATAACCGCTTCCTCGGCGTGTAATTCTTCGCGTAGCTTAATTAAAACCGTTTGATTTTCACCAAATTCTTTACGTACTTCGGCTAGTTTTTCTGTTAAGGAACTGATTTCACTCGCAAGTAGCGTCACTTCGTATTTTTCTAGTTCTTCTTGTTGGAATAAATAATCTTTCGCAATAGAAGCTTGCATTTCAAGCGGCTCCAGTTGCCCTTCTAATTCATACAAAATATCTTGTACACGGTTTAAATTTTCTTCCGTTTCAAATAATTTATTTTCGGCTTGTTTTTTACGGTGTTTATATTTAAGTACGCCGGCTGCTTCTTCAAAAATCGAGCGACGTTCTTCTGGTTTACTGTTCAGAATCTCATCAATTTTCCCTTGCGAAATAATCGAAAAAGACTCTCTTCCAAGTCCAGAGTCCATAAATAAATCGACAATATCTTTCAGTCGACAATTTTCTTTATTAATTAAAAACTCGCTATCACCATTACGGTAAATACGTCTAGTAACAGCTACTTCGCTATAATCAAGTGGTAAAAAATGGTCTTCATTTTCGAGAATAAGCGATACTTCCGCAAAATTAATTGGTTTACGCGTATCACTTCCAGCAAAAATAACGTCGCCCATTCGGCCACCACGGAGCGATTTAGCGGACTGCTCACCAAGTACCCAGCGGATTGCTTCTGTAATATTACTTTTCCCGCTGCCATTTGGTCCTACAACTGCAGTCATGCCGGGCACGAAATCTATCGCAACTTTGTCAGCAAAGGATTTAAAGCCATTCATTTCTAATCGTTTTAATAACATGTCCGGACACCTCCATTTTTGTTTATCTGTGTGTTAGTTGATTTATAGCAAATTGTGCCGCACTTTGTTCTGCTTGTTTTTTTGTTCTGCCGCTGCCTTTTCCAAGTACTTGTCCGTTAACGATAACTTGGGCATCGAATGCTTTATTGTGCGCTGGTCCTGTTTCGCCAAGAATATCATATTCGATCAAGACATCACGGTCCCGTTGAACAATTTCTTGCAGTTGCGTTTTATAATCAACGGTTTGTAGATATGCCCCTGCATCAATTTTTGGAAAAATAACCCGTTCTAAAAATGTCACAACTTTGTCAATCCCATTATCTAAATAAAGCGCGCCGATAAATGATTCAAATACATCCGCCAGAAGTGCTGGACGAGTTCTTCCACCGGCTTTTTCTTCTCCTTTACCAAGTCGTACATATTTGGAAAAATGTACTGCTTCTGCAAATTCAACTAAAGAAGGCTCACAAACAATTGCTGCGCGCATTTTTGTCATGTGTCCTTCTGCCATATCTGGATATTTGTTAAAAAGGTAGTCCGATACTGTAAGTTCAAGTACGGCATCACCAAGAAATTCTAAGCGTTCATTATCTTTCACATTTTCCCGGCGGTGTTCGTTCACATATGAGGAATGTGTGAATGCTTGTTTTAATAATTCAACATCTTTAAAATCAAAGCCAACACTTTCTTGTAATTCTTCCCATTGATTCATTTCACTTGCTCCTCTCTTTAATAAGCAAGTTCATTTTCTAAACAGCCACTAGCAAAAAGCTGCTTAGAAAATGAACCAACAAATCTCGTGACCTTGAAAAAGAGGCCACCTGCGTTACTCATCTCGCGTGCGGAAGTTACCACAGCAAAGATAAGTAACACGGGCACCCTCATTTATCCGGTCACATAAAGTTTTATGCGTTCGCCTCTATGTACTTCACTGCATCACCAACTGTGTTAATGTTTTCAGCGTCGCCATCAGAGATTTCAACTCCGAACTCGTCTTCAAGTTCCATTACTAATTCAACAACATCTAGGGAATCTGCACCTAGATCTTCTTTGAAGGAAGCTTCTAAAGTTACTTTGGATTCCTCGACACCTAAACGGTCGACGATGATTTTTGTAACTTTTTCTAATACTTCTGCCATTTTTCACTTCACCTCCCTCCAAGTATTATATAGGATTATTTCTCCTACGTAAACAAAAATATTTAAAGTAATGCGAGCCAAGTAAATTCGCATTCAATAACCAATTTTACATGACCATTCCGCCATCAACAGATAGTGTTTGACCAGTAATATACTTCGAAGCATCGCTCGCTAGGAAAAGAACTGCATTTGCAATATCTTCCGTTGTTCCATAATCACCAAGCGGAATTTGCGCTAACATTGCTTCTTTTGTTTTTTCATCTAATTTGTCGGTCATATCTGTTGTAATGAAACCAGGAGCGACAGCATTTACGTTAATACCGCGAGGCGCAAGTTCACGAGCAGTTGTTTTTGTTAAGCCGATAACGCCTGCTTTACTTGCTACGTAATTAGCTTGACCTGCGTTACCAATTAAACCAACAACAGATGCCATATTGATAATTTTACCTGCGCGTTGTTTCATCATTGTACGGCTTACTGCTTTTGTACAAAGGAAAGTTCCTTTTAGGTTGATATTAATTACGTCATCCCATTCGTCTTCTTTCATACGCATTAATAAGTTATCACGTGTAATTCCCGCATTATTCACGAGAATGTCCACACGACCAAAGCGTTCGATTGCTTGTTTGAAAAAGGCATCTACATCTTCAGCAATGGCTACATTTGCTTTCATTGCTTCTACTTCAACACCATGTTCTGCAACGAGTTTTGCTGTTTCTTCTGCAGCTTCTGGGCTACCATTGTAATTGAAGAAAATATTTGCGCCTTCTTTGGCTAATTTGATGGCGATGTCACGACCAATTCCGCGTGATCCACCTGTTACTACTGCTACTTTGCCTTGTAAAGTCATTAATTATTCTCCTTTCAATGTCGCTGCAACGCTTTTCACTGATTCAGCATCACCTGCTGACAGTACAGTTACATCACGATTGATTTTCTTAATTAAACCTGCTAAGACTTTTCCAGAACCAATTTCGACAAACGTATCTACGCCGTTTTTAATTAATTCTTCGACGATATCTTCCCATAATACTGGAGAATAGATTTGCTTGATTAGTTTATCGCTAATTTCGGATTTATCCGTAGTTTCTTTAGCATCCACGTTATTAACCACTGGAATCTGACCATCAGAAATTTTAACCTCTGCTAAAACATCGCGGAAAGCAAGTGCGGCTGGTTCCATTAAGCTAGAGTGGAAAGGTCCGCTAACAGCAAGTGGTAATACGCGTTTTGCGCCACTTTCTTTTGCTTTTTCGCCTGCTTTTTCAACGCCAGCTGTTGTTCCAGAAATAACGATTTGTCCTGGGCAGTTAAGGTTAGCAAGTTGTACTGCATCGCCTTCTTTAGTTACTTCTTCGGTGATTGTTTTTAATGTTTCCCGGTCTACACCAAGAACTGCAGCCATTGCGCCAGCACCATTTGGTACAGCTGCTTCCATTAATTCACCTCGTTTACGTACAAGGTAAATCGCATCACTTGCTTCTAAAAATCCGCCAGCAACAAGCGCACTATATTCACCAAGACTATGTCCCGCTACGTAATCAGCTTTCACACCATATGTTTCTAAAGCGCGTAAAATAGCAACACTTGTGGAAACTAAAGCTGGTTGTGCGTTTTCGGATTTCGTTAATAATTCAATTGGACCTTCTGTAATAATTTCTGTGATTGAAAACCCGAGTCTTTCGTCAGCATCATCATAGATTTTTTTTGCTTCAGGATATTCTGCTGCTACATCTTGTCCCATGCCAATTTTTTGTGCTCCTTGACCGGGAAATACAAATGCAATTTTAGTCATTAGATTCTGTTCCTCCTACTTTTACTTTGTCTACTTCTGCTTTAATTGTTTCGACCACTTGTTTTTCAACCATTTCACGTACTTGACGGATTGTGGTGAAAATACCATTAGCATTGGATGAACCGTGGGCTTTTACAACTGGAGCTTGAACACCGAACAAACAAGCACCGCCATATTCGCTATAATCCATTTTTGCTTTTAAAGCCATTAAATCTTTTTTCAAGAAGCTTGCTGCAACTTTATTTTTAAAGCCATTAAGCAAACTCATTTTTAGCATACTTAGGAAAGCGGCGCCTGTTCCTTCGATGGACTTAAGTACCATATTACCAGTAAATCCGTCGGTTACAACAACATCTGCTACATCCATTAATAAATCACGCGCTTCGATGTTGCCGATAAATTCGTAAGCGTCTTGATTTTTCATAAGTTCGAATGATTTTTTTGTTAAATCATTTCCTTTTGTTTCTTCTGTTCCAATGTTTAAAAGTGCTACGCGAGGACGATCAATTTTACGCACTTTTTCTGCGTATACCGAGCCCATTAAACCAAATTGTAATAAATGTTCTGGTTTTGCTTCCGCATTTGCTCCTAAATCAAGCATAACAAAGCCTTTTCCTGTCACGGTTGGTAGTGTAGGTGCGAGTGCTGGACGGTCGATTCCTTTGATACGACCAATAACAAACAATCCAGTAGACATTAAAGCCCCTGTGTTTCCAGCTGAAATACAAGCATCTGCTTCTCCGTCTTTTACCGCTTGGGCAGCAAGTACCATGGAAGCTTTTTTCTTCCGTTTTACAGCACGAACTGGTTCGTCATCACTTTCAATTTTTTCATCGGTATGTATAATTTTTACGCGGGTTTTATCAGTTAAATATTCATTTATTTTTGTTTCGTCTCCAAAAAGAAGAATTTCAACATCTTTATATTGGGCCACAGCTTTCATCACACCTAGAACAATTTCTTTTGGTGCATGATCTCCACCCATCGCATCTACAGCAATTTTCATTATACGTCAGTCCTTTATTTTCATTTTTGCGTTGCGTGATACATTTCAAATTTGCCTTTAAGTACAATTTCATCTCCAACATAGCTTTTCACGTCTACGATTGTAATAGCTCTGTTGTCTGTTGCCGGACGTACTTTTGCTTTTGC
The sequence above is drawn from the Listeria monocytogenes genome and encodes:
- the ffh gene encoding signal recognition particle protein, with the translated sequence MAFEGLAGRLQETMNKIRGKGKVNEADVKEMMREVRLALLEADVNFKVVKQFIKTVSERAVGADVLKSLTPGQQVIKIVQEELTSLMGGEESKIGTADRPPTVIMMVGLQGAGKTTTSGKLANLLRKKYNRKPLLVAADIYRPAAIKQLETLGKQLDMPVFFLGDQVSPVEIAKQAIAKAKEEHLDYVIIDTAGRLHIDETLMDELKQVKEIATPTEILLVVDSMTGQDAVNVAQSFNEQLEITGVVLTKLDGDTRGGAALSIRSVTGKPIKFIATGEKMEALETFHPDRMASRILGMGDVLSLIEKAQTDVDAEKMKAMEQKMKDNSMTLDDFLDQLQQVKQMGPLDELLKMMPGANKMKGLDNMNVDDKQLGHIEAIIKSMTKNEKDNPDIINASRRKRIARGSGRPVQEINRLLKQFAEMKKMMKQMTGGGKGKKGKNPFGNFKMPF
- the lipA gene encoding tyrosine/lipid phosphatase LipA; translated protein: MKHWVKVTGAGILGATILLGGCGAQSEEKAEANVKTEQTLKPGSQIKLEGAVNVRDLGGYKTTDGLTIKPHKLIRSAELANLSDSDKKKLVNTYNLSHIVDFRTNSEVAAKPDPKLTDVDYTHDSVMKDNGASTSTQDLTASLAKMDNPETFLINANKSFITDETSIQAYKEFFDILLANQDGSVLWHCTAGKDRAGFGTALVLSALGVDKNTVIDDYMLSNKYRADENKKAIEAVAAKTDNKKVIDGMTAIMEVRESYINAAFDEIDAKYGSMDNFLKEKLGLTDAKKEQLKKAYLY
- the ftsY gene encoding signal recognition particle-docking protein FtsY; this translates as MTFFKKLKDKITQQTDSVSGKFKDGLSKTRGNFSGKINEMVARYRKVDEDFFEELEEILIGADVGFETVMELVDTLRREVQLRNISDPKDVQEVIVEKLVEIYQGDEKEDEALHIEEDGLTVILFVGVNGVGKTTSIGKMAHRFKQEGKKVMLAAGDTFRAGAIDQLEVWGERTGVDVIKQAEGSDPAAVMFDAVQAAKARKADVLLCDTAGRLQNKVNLMNELEKVKRVITREIPNAPHEVLLVLDATTGQNAFVQAKQFKETTDVTGIILTKLDGTAKGGIVIAIRNELDIPVKFVGLGEQMDDLQAFDANEYVYGLFADMVDNEK
- the rnc gene encoding ribonuclease III; translated protein: MNQWEELQESVGFDFKDVELLKQAFTHSSYVNEHRRENVKDNERLEFLGDAVLELTVSDYLFNKYPDMAEGHMTKMRAAIVCEPSLVEFAEAVHFSKYVRLGKGEEKAGGRTRPALLADVFESFIGALYLDNGIDKVVTFLERVIFPKIDAGAYLQTVDYKTQLQEIVQRDRDVLIEYDILGETGPAHNKAFDAQVIVNGQVLGKGSGRTKKQAEQSAAQFAINQLTHR
- a CDS encoding putative DNA-binding protein, with product MFEKTNRMNLLFDFYQELLTTKQKAYVSFYYLDDYSLGEIAEEFEVSRQAIYDNIKRTEESLEKYEEKLGMLKKYQQREKLFSQLEAQLTKKNFLDEQVKDTLEQLKNID
- the smc gene encoding chromosome segregation protein SMC, whose protein sequence is MLLKRLEMNGFKSFADKVAIDFVPGMTAVVGPNGSGKSNITEAIRWVLGEQSAKSLRGGRMGDVIFAGSDTRKPINFAEVSLILENEDHFLPLDYSEVAVTRRIYRNGDSEFLINKENCRLKDIVDLFMDSGLGRESFSIISQGKIDEILNSKPEERRSIFEEAAGVLKYKHRKKQAENKLFETEENLNRVQDILYELEGQLEPLEMQASIAKDYLFQQEELEKYEVTLLASEISSLTEKLAEVRKEFGENQTVLIKLREELHAEEAVISREKQALNETDIALDNLQERLLVETEKLEQLEGERNLQLERKKHSSENEQVYAETLAAITEKITALEEQKEVLSSSKLEKETALEIAVKAKKELEATLAKYDDLSEEAIENRKSDYIDLRHTQTTINNDLGYIERQIGQINSRIDKLDLENSHHVDDRKDMLSQIETTKTHLTKIQSELTEQMEIYREVQQTLAKQEAIFGTQERALYKHYETVQQMKSRKETLEELADDYAGFFQGVREVLKAKKEIPGILGALVELVEIPAKYQQAMETALGASAQNVVVEDDRVAREAISFLKKTKSGRATFLPLSTIQPRELPAATKNALSNQPAFIALASEVISFDEKVSPVILNALGTTILAKDLKGANTLARLVNFRYRIVTLEGDVVNAGGSMTGGATKGGKSSILTRKHELGQLAEKIAELNEATREMESAVQLAKDSMAKKREELEETRGIGENLRLQEKELLGKLDRETENLERFNKQLQLYDIEKADGSEELNKLLERKETLLHEQVEIAKQIEATDEEIKAMTSSSKALESKRAADLESLSSLKAQIAAKREQLQSATEAVERVTTTLHENYEQKEAAEQKLASLKTNLTSVHTSEESARKSIEELRKDKAETSEKLTQTRQTRAELQEKLELLEAELTQKNNQISFYVEQKNNAEISIGRLEVDITNRIDRLQEAYLLTPEQAEEKILPEVNTEQARSKVRLLKRSIDELGIVNIGAIEEFERIQERFDFLNGQQADLLAAKETLFKVMDEMDEEMKIRFSESFEAIKTEFAIVFPELFGGGSAELVLLDPENLLTTGIDIVVQPPGKKLQNLSLRSGGERALTAIALLFAIIRVRPVPFCILDEVEAALDEANVTRFSRYLKQFESGTQFIVITHRKGTMEEADVLYGVTMQESGVSKLVSVRLEETAELIK